The region CCTGCTGCGTTCACGCCCGTATGCTCGGACCAATGGCCGGGCTACAACCTCGCCCGCGAACTTTTTGAAATGCATGATGCAGTAATTCTGGGAATTACTACCGACAATATACCCTCGCTATACGCATGGACAAGCCAGATGGGAGACCAAGGGCTATGGTTCCCTGTACTTTCCGACTTCTATCCCCACGGGGCTACAGCCAAAGCATACGGCATCCTGCGCCCGGAAGGGATTAGTGAACGAACAATTATCATCGTCGATAAAAAAGGTTTGATCCGCTATATTGATGTGCACGATATTAACACAAAACCGCATCTTGAAGAAATAATCAATCCACTTAAAAAACTGGACTAAGAACCTACCTCGCAAAGAAACTACAGCCGTCCTTCATATGAAGAACGGCTTTTTTATTTATAAGCAATGCAAAACAAACTTTTGGACATAACATACATTACAATTGTATACAAAGAAAACTATTTGATTCCGCAATCAATAAATTAAAAACAACAAAAGCCATGTAAAATAAAATTTTAAACACCATTTCAACACTCGTATATGTCCAAATAAACATAAGTTCCATCTGACACACAGCACTACATTACTGGTCCATAATGACACACCAGCCCTTCACCCCCCGCAGCGTAACACTTTTGACACTCTTGTTACATTTTTCACATTAAAAAATTCTATTTCAACACAAAAACTGTATCTGAAATGATTCATCGCTACGGGGCCCTCAACCACATAAACAATTGAAATAATGAGTTTTACACGTTTGGCACACGTCTTGCCTTATAGAAAGCGTTAATAAGTACACGACTAGGCCCAACCTTCAATAACCTCTTAAGCTTCAAGGATGGTCTCAAATGGCAGTACGTGAACAAGTAAATGGTTTTTTTATTCCCAGTGTTACCCTTATCGGTATTGGCGCCCACAAAGAAATTCCCGCACGCATTAAGGCTCTCGGCGGTAAAAAACCCCTGCTCGTAACAGACAAGGGTATTACCGGAGTCGGCATCACCCAGCAGATCGTAGACATTTTGAAAGCTGAAGGTATGGACTGCATAGTCTATGACGAAACCATTCCCAACCCCACTGACAAGAACGTCGCTGACGGTGTAAAAGCTTATCAGGACAATGGTTGTGACTCACTGATCACTCTCGGTGGCGGTAGCTCCCATGACTGCGGTAAAGGCGTCGGCCTCGTTGTTGCCAACGGCGGCAAGATCCACGACTTTGAAGGTGTAGACAAATCTACCAAACCCATGCCCCCGTACGTAGCAGTTAACACTACTGCCGGTACTGCTTCTGAAATGACCCGTTTCT is a window of Maridesulfovibrio sp. DNA encoding:
- a CDS encoding peroxiredoxin, with translation MKKLSYAIIISFLLCVNAQARVAKDQIYQQKEMKPVVSSVTVKVGDKAPDFVLPSLSGKKISLSDYRGKKNVVISFVPAAFTPVCSDQWPGYNLARELFEMHDAVILGITTDNIPSLYAWTSQMGDQGLWFPVLSDFYPHGATAKAYGILRPEGISERTIIIVDKKGLIRYIDVHDINTKPHLEEIINPLKKLD